One genomic window of Sodaliphilus pleomorphus includes the following:
- a CDS encoding zinc ribbon domain-containing protein produces MATSKETELTVEERLKTLYQLQKLLSEVDRIKTLRGELPLEVQDLEDEIEGLQTRLKNCDDQVAELQADIEQQHKTIDQAAAMIDKYTKDQDNVRNNREYDYLTKEIEYQQLNIELAEKKINEAGRQIDAIGLEANDSQAQLEDAEHVLGEKKSELEEIVSETKDQEEKLRVKAKKLEDKFDDDRLLQAFKRIRKNARNGLGVVYVQRNACGGCFNRIPAQRQMEIKMHKKIIVCEYCGRILIDPELAGVTDSEAQNKD; encoded by the coding sequence AACAGAACTCACTGTAGAAGAGCGCTTGAAAACGCTCTACCAACTCCAAAAACTCCTTTCAGAGGTTGACCGCATCAAGACCCTGCGCGGCGAGCTTCCTCTCGAAGTCCAAGACCTGGAAGACGAAATCGAAGGTCTCCAGACCCGTCTCAAGAACTGCGACGACCAGGTTGCCGAGCTCCAGGCCGATATTGAGCAGCAGCACAAGACCATCGACCAGGCCGCAGCCATGATCGACAAATACACCAAGGACCAGGACAACGTGCGCAACAACCGCGAGTATGACTACTTGACCAAGGAAATCGAGTACCAGCAGCTCAACATCGAACTTGCCGAGAAGAAGATAAACGAGGCTGGACGCCAAATCGACGCCATAGGCCTCGAGGCCAACGACAGCCAGGCACAGCTTGAAGACGCCGAGCACGTGCTGGGCGAGAAAAAGAGCGAGCTCGAGGAAATCGTGTCGGAGACCAAGGACCAGGAAGAAAAACTGCGCGTAAAGGCCAAGAAACTGGAAGACAAGTTTGACGACGACCGCCTGCTCCAAGCCTTCAAGCGCATACGCAAGAATGCCCGCAACGGTCTGGGCGTGGTCTATGTGCAGCGCAACGCTTGCGGCGGTTGCTTCAACCGCATCCCGGCACAACGCCAAATGGAGATAAAGATGCACAAGAAAATCATCGTGTGCGAGTATTGCGGCCGCATCCTCATCGATCCCGAGCTTGCAGGCGTGACCGACTCGGAGGCACAGAACAAAGACTAA